In Bos indicus x Bos taurus breed Angus x Brahman F1 hybrid chromosome 4, Bos_hybrid_MaternalHap_v2.0, whole genome shotgun sequence, the sequence GGGCTGGGCTGCCCCTCCCCTATCCTAGCCACCAAGGGTAGAGAACGCTCACTGGGTGGGGGAAGTGAAGTGGAAGGAATGTGTtctaggggtgggtgggtggtgtgAGCCAGGACAGGAGTACAGGCCGGGCCAGGCAGCAGCTCTGAGCCGGGTCGCTGGTGTGAGAGGGGCTGGGCCAGGCAGGAGACGGGTGCCCTCACCGAGCTGGGAGTAGGTCTCTCTAAGGTCCGACTTGCAGATGATGCCGTCACGGTTCTGGTCGATGCAGCTGAAGGCCTGTGAGGTGGAGGGGCCACAGTCTCCAGCGGGAGCAGCCCACACCCCAGGCAAGGCAGGAGGTGAGGGGGTCCTGGGTGCTGGGAGGAGCAAGGACAGGGGCCAAGACCCCTGATCTACGGGGAAGAAGGGATGTACTGGGGGCATGGTCCCCAGATGGGGCCCAGGCTAGTGGGAGTGGGGCACTCACTTCCTTGAACTCCTGGATCTGGGCTTGCTCGAACATGGAAAAGACGTTGGAAGAGCCTCGCTGGGCCTGCTTGGTGGCCGCAGCCTTGCCCCGGGTCCCTGCCTTCCTGCTGGCCTGCAACACCACAGGTGGGGATGGGtcctctccccagctccccaaAAACTCCCTGCCATGGACAACCCCAGAACATTCCCAGGAGACCCGGGGCCCAGGGTCCTGCTTCTCTCCCTGGAGACCATCTCTCTGGGCCCAGCACAGGCACAGAAGTACTGGCTCCACACCCCCAGCCCAGAGGACAGCACCTTGGAGGCTGCCGACCTGGAGTCCCCCACTTGCCACTCACCATCCTCTCTCTGCAGCGGCCTGGTTGTCTCCAGGGGCCCACAGCCCCCTTTATGTCTCAGCCTTATCACCTGGAATGCCAAATAAGGACAGGAGGAGAGGATAGGCCCAAACTTGGCAGCCTCTGCTTGGGCTGGGGGAAGACAGGGCCCCTGAGCAGATTCCAGCCACATTCCCAGCGACCTTCAGGCCCCCGACAGACGTGTGACATGCAGTGTCTGCCCGTCTTGGCACTGTGAAATGCACTGCCTCCTGAGAGCAGAGCAGGCTTGCAGCTCTCGCCACTCCAGGGCTGAATGAGGGGCCCCTGTTACCCTCACAAGACTGTCCTTCTGCAGTTCCAGCCCAGGCCACAGGGacagctggggtggggctggcctGAGGCCTCCATTGGGCTTGGGAAGGCAGTCAGAGGCTCTGAGGATGGTCTCTGGTCTGAGACCCCTGCAGGGATTCCCCGAGGTGAGGATATTTGGCCCTGGCCTCTCGACCCTCTGACCAGGGGGCAAAAGGCAGCCCTGAGCTGATGGCTACCCCAACCAGAACTTGCATGTGATGCTGCTGGAGCATGGAGCACTGCCTGGACCCCAAGCATCccctgtgacccccatggaaGTGGGTCCCAAGCCCTTCTTGTGGAGCTCCACTACAGAGTGAGGGGCCTGGGCGTCCTCCACTGTGCCAGAGCAGCAGCCTCTCAGCTGCCTGTGGGCCCAGGGcagagaggggctggggggctggagaCCTGCCAGAGCAGGAAGAGTGGGCAGTTGGCGGCTCCCCTGAACCCAGAACAGGAGAGGGCCCATGGCTGTCCCTCTGCCCACTGAGGCGAGGATGCAGGGAGGCCAGCCAGGAGATCAGGGTTCTCGTCCATCAGACCCAAGGTCTCTTTTGTGTAACAAGTATCTTTTACACCACTTTTACTCTCCTGAAATGAAATTCATAGGCTATACCTATAACCTACCTCCATAGAGAATTTTAAACAATCAATACAGGGCCCTGAATCACAACATAAAGGACaactagaaaataatttatgGTAACATGAGATCCAACAGGTGAATGCTGGGACATGAGTACATTAGTACTGATAATGGAGTCATCAAAGGCTTGCACAGACTTCCAATGCATAATTTAGACTTGAGAGAACGAAAAAGATCAGAAGTAATTCCACATGTGGCATACCATAAATTGGGACAGCATCTCAAGGAGGGCATGAAAACTCAAAATCACAACTTTGGGTGAAGTACTGAATGAAACAACATAGTCATTCCAGATTTGCTGGTTTCTCTCATTGAAAAGTGAGTGTAATACACACtacgcatgtgtgctcagtcacttcagtcgtgtccgactgtgtgatcctatggactgtagaccaccaggcccctctgtccacgggactctccaagcaagaaaactgcagtgggttgccatgccctccttcatcggatcttcctgacccagggattgaacccatgtctcctgcattgcaggtgaatttttttaaccactgagccacaggggaagccctactatgtataagataatcaacaaagacctactatatagcaaagggaactctactcaggaTTCTGTAATAACTGAGaggggaaaataatctgaaaaagaatggatatatgcataactgaaccacttttctgtatacctaaaactaacacaacattgtaaatcaacgacgtgctaagtctctttagtcatgtccaactactccaacataaaataaaaattaaattaaaaaagataacaaCATcccaaaacctgaaaaaaaagtgagtgtatgttgctgctactgctgctgctaagtcgcttcagtcatgtccgactatgtgcaagcccatagacggcagcccaccaggctcccccatccctgagattctccaggcaagaacactggggtgggttgccatttccttctccaatgcatgaacgtgaaaagtgaaagtgaagtcgctcagttgtgtccgaccctcatcgaccccatggactgcagccttccaagctcttctgtccatgggatttaccaggcaagagtactggagtggggtgccattgccttctctggagtgtATGTTAAAATCTTACAAATACATGTTCATATGTAACTGGGTTTGTGTGTAAGAAGGTCTTAGCCCTGAGCCTTGGCTGATGTGAAACAGGCATTTCTTTTAGGAGTAAACTTGAAAGGATCACAGAAATCATgtgacttcttttaaaaaaaatatttatttggctgcactgggtcttaactGCAGCCCACAGGATCTTCTGTTGCAGCATGAAAACTTTTAgatgtggcatgggggatctagttcccagaccagggatggaacccgggcccccttcactgggagtgcggagtcttagccactggaccaccagagaagtccccacgtGACTTCTTGTAATTCTGTCTCCAACATCTTCCATCACTGTCACAACCTAAGTGGCTCCAGGGACTCCCTGCTGAGACCGATCTGCAGCAGGACCAGTCCCCAGAGATCAGCCTTGTTCCCCCTTCTTAGAGTAGCCCCACTCCCTCCAGGATTTCACCTGGAAGCTCTCAGAGACCTCAGAGCTGCTGAGTGATTACAGACAGGTGGAACCACACCCTGAATCCCACAGGCTGGTGGGCAGAGGCCTGGTCAAGTCCAGGACCCCTGACCACACCCCCGCACACCATGCGATGCCATTCCTGTTCCTTCAGCCTTGTGTGTTACTCTTCATAGTCCCCAACATGGCTCACCAGAGAGGATGGCAAATTTCAAGACACACCTTGGCCTGCAGAGTGTCTGTGTGCACAGGATCATGTCTGTATGTATGCTGTCCCACAGTCTCATACACAGAGCTCAAAGAACAGTGGACAAGGTCATGttctaaacttttaaaacttttaattaaaaaaaaaaaaaaccccacacagtTCCAGGTTGGGCATGGATATGCTGGTGTGGTACATGGAAGTCTGCTAAGAAGAAAGAGGCCTAGCTTGTCCCTTggggtgtgtgctgtgtgctgctgGGCTTTCTGAGTGCCCAGGGCCATGGGAGCCAGGGACTCGATCCCAGAGATGTTCCCAGGCCTGTCTGTGGGTGGGGGGACTCCTCCTtttcctgggcccctctgggcagaGGCTTTGGggactctgtctcctgcatttcctgtgaGGGTCCATCCCAGAACAACAGACCACTCAGGGATGGCAGGATGGGAGGGAAAAGGCTGCCATCTCCAGGCCTCGGGGTACCCACAGGCTCTACTGTGGAGCTTGTCCCTTCCATTTCCCGGGCCTGAGTGATCAGCAGCTCCCCGGGGCCCCTGTGGAATCCAGGTCTAGGTCTGGCCAGGTGATGAGGGCTGCCTCCCCATGCAGGCTGAGCTCATGGGGAAGCCAGGCCATAGTAGGGTCCAGAGGGCACCCCCTTCTCAGAGCCAGGGTTGAGCCAGGCTGAAAGCTCCAAGAGACAAGCAGTGCAGAAATGCAACAAAATCCTGAGTGAATAACTCCCTTCTGGGTCCTTGATTCCAGCAAAAAAGGCGAGGTACTTTGAGGGTTCTCCATTCCTGTTCATTTCTGCTCCCGACCCAGTCAGGGCCCTAGGGCTATCTCACCAACTGACCCTGAGAGAAAAAGCCTGCCTGGGCCCTCGGCAACCTCTCCAGAGGCTTTCCCCCATCTTCTGGAGGTGACAGCTGGGATGGGAGGCATCCAAGGTCCTCAGAAGGAGAAGCCTCTCGATTGGGCCAGGTTGGGGGGACTTGTAAGGAGAGTGTCCCCTGGAGCCCAGGTCCAGTAGCCGGCCACAGCTTCCTTCCTGCCTTGCAGCCTTTCTTCTTACTGGCCCAGCATGCAGGCCTTCTTACAGGCCACCGCGGAGATCAAGGCCGCGCCCCGGCCGCTGCCCTCCTCCGACTCAATGAAGGTGATTTCACAGCTGGGCGTCAGCCTGCGCACGATGGCGTGGAACCGCTCCTTGAAGCTGCGTAGAGGGGAAGCTTGGCTGCCGGTACCGCGCTGAATGCACGGCAGGGGGTAAAACAAGGGAACCCTCCTCCTGTGTCTGGGGGCCAAGGGAGTTCGGAGAGTTTAAGAGTTCTCGGGACCTCGGAGAGCTTCCCTCTCTGAGTATCATAGATGGAGACCAACGCCCGGGTTCTCCCCTAAGGATGCAAACTCACAAGGGGCAGGCTGGACCAGGGTTGGACCGGCAGAAGGCCGCGCGGGCTCACCTAGGGTGCAGCTTGTACACGGAGCCGTCCACGCCCACGGTGATGCGCATCACGTCCTCGCTGCGGCTTTCGCGCATCCGGTTGATGACGCCCGCCAGTCCCGCGGCGCACATGTGCGCGGCGCGCGTGGACACGCTCTCGCAGGCTCGGCGCACGATGTCACAGTCAGTGGCCGAGGGTCGCAGCCCTAGAGTGCTCAGGATATTGTAGATCTGCTTGCGGTCACCGGAATCGCTGCGGGGAGGGGATGAGAGGACATTGCGGGAGGGTCTCTTGGTCTGGGACCAGCCGGATCCCCACCGCGGAggtctctgccccttcccctgcccactTCTCCCAGGCAGAGAGCGTGGGTCTACGAGTCCCGAGGGGAGCGGGTCTGACTCCGCCAGGGACCAGCAGTAATTTGGTCATTACTCGTCTCTCTAAGCCCAGGGTCTCCGCCCTAAAGTGGACAACTGCCGCGCCTCTGGACTGTTGTGTGGATGAAATGAGACTAGGCCCCCGGCGGGTGGGGGAGCCTCAGAGGGGAGGTGTGGTCTCCGTCGATTGTCCTGAGGGAAGTTCCTTCGGGAGCCGGAAGCCACACCCGCCCCCGGTGCCCCATCCCTGGACCTTAGCCGGTGCTGAGCCCCTACGCCCTGCGCCTTGCCCTCAGAGCTCGGCTCCCCGCACACGTCCCAGGACCCCACCGCTACCCTGGGACCCAGATTCGTGTCCCGGCCCCGCCCTCTGCCCCCTGAGCTCCGCCCAGGTCCGGCCCACACTTGGAGCCCCGCCCCCCCGACTTCTGCGTCAGGGTCCTGGAACCTCTGCGTGCACACTGCCGCCCGTA encodes:
- the GCK gene encoding glucokinase isoform X2, which gives rise to MCAAGLAGVINRMRESRSEDVMRITVGVDGSVYKLHPSFKERFHAIVRRLTPSCEITFIESEEGSGRGAALISAVACKKACMLGQ